A stretch of Terriglobia bacterium DNA encodes these proteins:
- a CDS encoding ATP-binding cassette domain-containing protein: MSAELTPQVAAAAPVIQVQELRHLYEGRPALDGVTFEVRPAEIFGLLGPNGSGKTTLFRILSTLMLPSSGRAVIMGHDAAKDPTGLRRHIGVVFQAQSIDIKLTAEENLRHVGHLYGLSGAPLKSRIEEMLGRVGLADRANDRAETFSGGMQRRLELAKGLLHHPSVLLLDEPTTGLDPGARRDLWQYLHILREQERVTVIVTTHLMEEAERCDRLAILSEGKLVALGTPAELKHEIGGDVILLETADPESLARRIHGRYHLDATVIAGKVRLERESGHRFVTDVVEAFPGEIQSISVSKPTLEDVFIHRTGHRFWTEDKNSEGQRAADRQ; the protein is encoded by the coding sequence TTGTCCGCCGAACTCACGCCACAAGTTGCCGCCGCCGCGCCGGTCATCCAGGTGCAGGAACTTCGCCATCTTTACGAGGGGCGGCCCGCGCTCGACGGCGTCACCTTCGAAGTGCGTCCGGCGGAGATCTTCGGCCTGCTTGGCCCCAACGGCAGCGGCAAAACCACGCTCTTCCGCATCCTCTCCACGCTCATGCTTCCCTCCAGCGGGCGCGCCGTCATCATGGGTCACGATGCCGCGAAGGACCCAACCGGCTTGCGCCGTCACATCGGCGTCGTCTTCCAGGCGCAGAGCATTGACATCAAGCTGACCGCGGAGGAAAACCTGCGCCACGTCGGACACCTATACGGACTGAGCGGAGCGCCGCTGAAATCGCGCATTGAGGAAATGCTAGGAAGGGTGGGGCTCGCCGATCGCGCCAACGACCGCGCCGAAACCTTCTCTGGCGGCATGCAGCGGCGCCTGGAACTGGCCAAGGGCCTGCTACATCATCCGTCGGTGCTGCTGCTCGACGAGCCCACGACCGGCCTCGATCCGGGAGCGCGCCGCGACCTCTGGCAATATCTGCACATCCTGCGCGAGCAGGAACGCGTCACCGTCATCGTGACCACGCACCTGATGGAAGAAGCGGAACGCTGCGACCGGTTGGCGATCTTGAGCGAAGGCAAATTGGTTGCGCTGGGCACTCCCGCAGAGCTGAAGCACGAGATCGGCGGCGATGTCATTCTGCTGGAAACTGCCGATCCGGAATCGCTGGCGCGGCGCATCCACGGGCGCTACCACCTGGACGCGACCGTGATTGCCGGAAAGGTGCGCTTGGAGCGCGAAAGCGGCCATCGCTTCGTCACCGATGTTGTCGAAGCTTTTCCCGGCGAGATTCAATCTATATCGGTAAGCAAGCCGACGCTGGAGGACGTATTCATCCATCGCACCGGACACAGATTCTGGACCGAGGACAAGAACTCTGAGGGACAACGTGCCGCTGACCGCCAGTGA
- a CDS encoding DUF420 domain-containing protein has protein sequence MSSLSSLPTVNAFLNGASALLIVAARNSIRRRNIAPHRALMISATVTSSLFFASYVYYHAHVGSVHFRGQGLARPIYFAILITHTLLAATVPPLVIITLTLGLRRRDQRHRAIARWTYPIWLYVSVTGVVIYLMLYQLFRA, from the coding sequence ATATCAAGTTTGTCATCGTTACCAACTGTGAACGCTTTCTTGAATGGCGCAAGCGCGCTTCTGATCGTCGCTGCGCGCAATTCCATTCGCCGCCGAAACATCGCCCCGCATCGCGCCCTGATGATTTCCGCGACCGTGACTTCGTCGCTGTTCTTCGCCTCGTACGTTTACTATCACGCGCACGTTGGCAGCGTTCATTTCCGCGGCCAAGGCTTGGCGAGACCGATCTATTTCGCCATCCTGATCACGCACACCCTGCTCGCCGCGACCGTTCCGCCGCTCGTCATCATCACCCTGACTCTCGGCTTGCGCCGTCGCGACCAACGCCATCGCGCCATCGCGCGTTGGACGTATCCGATTTGGTTGTATGTTTCCGTCACCGGAGTTGTGATTTACTTGATGCTGTATCAGCTTTTCCGCGCCTGA
- a CDS encoding GlsB/YeaQ/YmgE family stress response membrane protein → MTALFFWAVLGGLVAGCALSTIWFDRDRAWLPAVLIGVCGGIVGGFLRKLAGASDGFDLSSMGLVILGAAALLCVYNLFAQRGRSTEMAGHTRKAA, encoded by the coding sequence ATGACTGCTTTGTTTTTTTGGGCGGTGCTCGGAGGACTGGTGGCTGGGTGTGCGCTCTCGACCATATGGTTTGACCGCGATCGGGCTTGGTTGCCGGCAGTGCTTATTGGCGTCTGCGGCGGAATTGTCGGCGGCTTCCTGCGCAAGCTTGCGGGTGCCAGCGACGGCTTCGACCTGAGTTCGATGGGCCTGGTCATCCTGGGCGCAGCCGCGCTGCTCTGCGTGTACAACCTGTTCGCGCAGCGCGGCCGCTCGACCGAGATGGCGGGCCACACTCGCAAGGCGGCCTGA
- a CDS encoding ABC transporter permease, giving the protein MAATVAPTSVGSVIPALSLWWREIVRFYRQRSRVVGVIASPVVFWIVIGSGFGTSFRGGSGAGNEHYLDYFFPGALIMIVLFTSIFTMMSVIEDRKEGFLLSVLVAPVHRSVIVLGKVLGGTTLATIQGLVFLCFAPALRIHIGLAQLGLIALTVFLVSFCLTALGFVIAWPMDSTQGFHAVINLFLIPLWLLSGSLFPLTGASGWIRLLMRINPLTYGTEALRTLLFPASATFAVSTSLIVLVGFSLAMFLAAFVVANRRTTKPAA; this is encoded by the coding sequence ATGGCAGCAACCGTCGCACCGACATCGGTCGGGTCGGTGATTCCAGCGCTCAGCCTCTGGTGGCGCGAGATCGTGCGCTTCTACCGCCAGCGCTCGCGCGTGGTGGGAGTAATCGCCTCGCCGGTGGTGTTCTGGATCGTCATTGGCTCAGGCTTCGGAACTTCCTTCCGCGGCGGCAGCGGCGCGGGCAACGAGCACTATCTCGACTACTTCTTTCCCGGCGCGCTGATCATGATCGTGCTCTTCACCTCGATCTTTACCATGATGTCGGTGATCGAGGACCGCAAGGAGGGCTTCCTGCTTTCGGTGCTGGTCGCTCCGGTGCATCGTTCAGTGATCGTGCTGGGCAAAGTTCTGGGCGGAACCACGCTGGCGACCATTCAGGGACTGGTGTTTCTCTGCTTCGCGCCCGCGCTGCGCATTCACATCGGCCTGGCGCAGCTTGGTCTCATCGCGCTGACCGTCTTTCTGGTTTCGTTCTGCTTGACCGCGTTGGGCTTCGTCATTGCCTGGCCGATGGACTCGACGCAGGGCTTTCACGCCGTCATCAACCTGTTCCTGATTCCGCTATGGCTGCTCTCGGGCTCGCTGTTTCCGCTGACCGGAGCGTCGGGCTGGATTCGCCTGCTGATGCGCATCAATCCGCTGACCTACGGCACCGAAGCGCTGCGGACGCTGCTGTTCCCTGCCAGCGCAACCTTTGCCGTCAGCACTTCGCTGATTGTCCTGGTCGGCTTTTCCCTGGCGATGTTCTTGGCGGCGTTCGTAGTTGCCAATCGCCGCACCACCAAACCTGCCGCATAG